Sequence from the uncultured Draconibacterium sp. genome:
TGTTTTCGTACATGTTGAATGATATTGTCGAAGAACTGCTAATCGCTTCAACGGGAATAGAAGCCATAAAACTGCATAAAGAGCATTCTGATATCGATTTAATATTAATGGATTTAAAAATGCCTGAGATGGATGGCTACGAGGCCGTGAAAAATATCAGGGAATCGGATAAGGAGGTAAAAATATTTGCCTTATCAGCTTTTGCCCCCGAAACGCAGAAGGCAGCAGCAAATGGAAGTGATTTTAACGATTACGTGGGCAAACCCATTCGTAAAGCTGATCTGTTAAAAATTATCGGGAAACATTTTTAAAAGTACGTTTTGTATTCGCATAATAGTTTGTCTCAAGTTCAGCTCTGTCTTTTTATTTCTTTTTACCGGTTTATCGTCTCTGGTGGGTCTGTTTTTATCCATAAATAAGTGGTATGAGTTTTAATCCCGGAGGGATGAATTATCAGTAGCCCCGCCTTTTAAGGCGGGGTTGTGAATACCGTGAATAAAGCGGTGCAACCAAAAAGTTGTTCTGGCTTGTTCGTTGCTTGCACCGCAAGAGAACTGAAAAAAGCTTCAAGATGCAAGTAGCGGACAGTATCATGATTAATTCCGGCACGAGTAACAGTTGTCCGCTGCCTGCCACCTTGTAACAGAACACTTCCTAATGCGTATATAATACCGCCTACTGCATTGTGCGATGATTATTTATTCTAAAAGTTATAACATTAAATCAATAGCCATGAATCCAACAAGTATTAGTAAAACAAGTGAAAAAAGAGTCCGTATTCCGATTCCGGGAAATCTAAAACCGATGGCTCATGCAAACCATACCCAGGCTCTGATTGATAATATAAACAAGGAGCTGAACAGTAAATTGAAAATAGGCTATAAAGCCTGGAAAGAGGATGGTAGCCGGATCGAAAAAGACGATGAATTTAATTTAGATATTATCATTTCGGTGGATGATAGCCACTATAAAAATTTAGCCTTCGAGAATATAAGAGTAACCTTCGCCTCGGATAATAAATTTGCTACGCTGCTAAATCCAACACGGACAAAATTTTTTCGGTGTATCGAAAAGGAATTTAATCGAATCACCGGATCATCACCGGCAAGGGTACAAGCCCGGCTTTTAGCCACTGCAGCCATTTATCCGGAAAATGTCAGCGATATAGTAGAGAATATGGGAATGTTGGTGGTTGAAGCCGATCCCATCATTCAATCACTATTTCATATTCATCGGGTAATGAGCGATATTCCTGTTGATATACAACCTGCTCATTAAAAAAAATACAACTTTTACCGCTAGTGCCTCCCGAAGCTTCGGGGTGTAATTGGTGCGCAATTCGTAAGAAATGAAATGACAGATTCATTCATTAATAGAAGTGTGAATTCTGAACAATTAGTATAGATAAACATTCAGACATACAGGGAGTTTTGTCTAATGGCTTTATGGCGGTAACGGAACCTGCTTTTTTTAATAAACAAGCAAAAGTTTAAGTTGGCATAGGTGCATTCAACCAAAAGTGCATTTGTGTGTTTATAGTTCAAAAAAAGACTAATTTTTTGTGCCTGGGTAAAACATTAAATTTTCGATCTCACCGGAAATTTCTTTGCAAGAAACCTTTATTGCACATGAGAACTAACTTGTACCACTATGACCAAACTTAAAAACTTCCTCAAATCAATGGCCTATCTGGGCACTGCCGAAACGTATTTAATTGTTGAAAAGAGCGCCATTGCGCTGGTAAACATGATCAGCATTTTTTCGATTGGCGTGTTGCTAACGGCTTCTGTTATCAATTTTATTTATTCGCCGGGCG
This genomic interval carries:
- a CDS encoding response regulator, whose translation is METNNPGSAPVVKKLRILLAEDDQINQKLFSYMLNDIVEELLIASTGIEAIKLHKEHSDIDLILMDLKMPEMDGYEAVKNIRESDKEVKIFALSAFAPETQKAAANGSDFNDYVGKPIRKADLLKIIGKHF